The Papaver somniferum cultivar HN1 chromosome 3, ASM357369v1, whole genome shotgun sequence genome includes a region encoding these proteins:
- the LOC113355635 gene encoding DELLA protein GAIP-like — protein sequence MGPYDLGISIGSSNNSGSNCFHNEKLVTPDIDGFLASDAVLYSMLNELNNQSLPNYSSASHHHHNLSNLSADLELIDSLIPAPESLVPTAGNIAWSDQNGINQQPQINQASPPAQQHQMTTASVVSPKNEIEMSYESSENVQELGMVSASSPAEATEEEDPSIRLVHLLMTCAEAVQHGHISLAAALIEEMRYTLTRVNTLCGIGKVAGYFIDALSRRVFSPSSQEGFLPATDSTQENEFLYHQFYEACPFLKFAHFTANQAIIEAFQGHDCVHVIDFNLVHGLQWPALIQALALRPGGPPVLRLTGIGPPSTDGSDSLREIGLRLAEVAWSVNVKFSFRGVSASRLDDVKPWMLQVKPFEAVAINSIMQLHRLLGTDSTRGSPPIDSVLSWIRSLNPKIVTVVEQEADHNQPGFLSRFTEALYYYSTIFDSLEACGLQQEKAFAEMYIQKEICNVLSCEGVSRVERHEPLIKWRNRLVDAGFGPLHLGSNALKQARMLLTLFSAEGYSVEENEGFLTLNWQSRPLIAASAWQPFASN from the coding sequence ATGGGGCCGTATGATTTAGGCATCTCCATCGGAAGTAGCAACAACTCCGGCAGCAATTGTTTCCATAATGAGAAGTTGGTCACGCCGGATATCGATGGGTTTCTGGCTTCTGATGCAGTTCTTTACTCCATGCTTAACGAGTTGAATAATCAGTCCTTACCTAATTATAGTAGTGcatctcatcatcatcataatctatCAAATTTATCAGCTGATCTAGAGCTTATAGACTCGTTAATCCCAGCGCCTGAATCATTAGTTCCGACAGCCGGTAACATCGCGTGGAGTGATCAGAACGGTATAAATCAGCAACCTCAAATTAATCAAGCATCACCACCGGCACAACAACATCAAATGACGACGGCAAGTGTAGTTTCGCCGAAGAACGAGATTGAAATGTCATACGAATCATCAGAGAATGTTCAGGAACTCGGAATGGTTTCGGCGTCATCACCTGCAGAGGCTACGGAAGAAGAAGATCCTAGTATCAGGTTAGTACACTTGCTGATGACATGTGCAGAGGCAGTCCAACATGGCCACATCTCATTGGCTGCAGCTTTGATTGAAGAAATGCGTTATACATTGACACGGGTTAACACCCTTTGTGGAATCGGGAAAGTTGCCGGATATTTCATTGATGCACTATCCCGACGAGTTTTTAGCCCTTCGTCACAAGAAGGATTCTTACCGGCAACCGATTCGACTCAGGAGAATGAGTTCTTGTACCATCAATTTTATGAAGCTTGTCCGTTTTTAAAATTTGCTCATTTTACAGCGAATCAAGCAATCATAGAAGCGTTCCAGGgtcatgattgtgttcatgtgaTCGATTTTAATCTAGTGCATGGTCTTCAGTGGCCGGCATTGATTCAAGCTCTAGCTTTACGTCCTGGTGGACCACCGGTTTTGAGACTAACCGGAATTGGTCCCCCATCAACAGACGGCAGTGACTCGCTTCGTGAAATCGGATTACGGCTAGCCGAAGTAGCTTGGTCGGTTAACGTTAAATTCAGCTTCCGGGGAGTATCAGCATCACGGCTGGATGATGTGAAGCCATGGATGCTACAAGTTAAACCATTTGAAGCCGTAGCCATAAATTCAATAATGCAGCTCCATCGGTTACTAGGAACCGATTCAACTCGCGGATCACCACCGATTGACTCAGTACTAAGTTGGATTCGAAGCTTAAACCCGAAGATCGTGACGGTTGTTGAACAAGAAGCGGACCATAATCAACCTGGATTCTTATCCCGGTTCACAGAAGCCTTGTACTATTATTCCACAATCTTTGATTCTTTAGAAGCTTGTGGACTTCAACAAGAAAAAGCTTTTGCAGAGATGTACATACAAAAGGAGATATGCAATGTGCTAAGTTGCGAAGGTGTAAGCCGGGTCGAACGTCATGAACCGCTGATTAAATGGCGCAACAGGCTCGTAGACGCAGGGTTCGGGCCGTTACATCTCGGTTCCAATGCTTTGAAACAAGCAAGGATGTTATTGACATTGTTTTCAGCTGAAGGCTATTCAGTGGAAGAGAATGAGGGTTTTCTGACATTGAACTGGCAAAGCAGGCCTCTCATTGCTGCTTCCGCTTGGCAGCCCTTCGCGTCAAATTAG
- the LOC113361055 gene encoding uncharacterized protein LOC113361055, translated as MSFSSSVYLQFTALSEFVSSHKPPWATPNTLGLVFYAINLILSLCMPFVISPNKYQAMDERDELEAEVSEIKWNDRDGWSRKLIEKKKQKIAALEKKIVRLQNWYSVANFLSMFLFLGMFCIVLLLYCLQ; from the exons ATGTCATTCTCTTCTTCGGTTTATCTCCAATTCACAGCTCTTTCTGAATTTGTGTCTTCTCATAAACCACCATGGGCTACTCCTAACACCCTAGGGTTAGTTTTTTATGCTATTAATCTTATTTTGAGCCTTTGCATGCCTTTCGTTATCTCTCCCAACAAATACCAG GCGATGGATGAAAGAGATGAATTAGAGGCTGAAGTGTCTGAGATTAAGTGGAATGATAGAGATGGGTGGAGTAGGAAATTGATagaaaagaagaaacagaagattgCTGCATTGGAAAAGAAGATTGTTAGGCTTCAAAATTGGTACTCGGTTGCTAATTTCTTATCTATGTTTTTATTTCTCGGTATGTTTTGCATTGTTTTATTGCTTTACTGCCTACAATAA